One genomic segment of Corallococcus silvisoli includes these proteins:
- a CDS encoding methyltransferase domain-containing protein → MATRAIAAGEVLIEAMEGLQVPEPGRHTLQVGRNRHLEAPPDSPWRDLNHACEPTARLESAPGTAQLQLVARTGIAAGQEVTINYLTTEWSLAEPFACHCGATTCVGQVRGARHLTDAQRDPLASEFLPHLQQQLLVLSATPPWYRDAFSITDAVWYRSLDATAEREVEQVLRLLELKPGADILDLCCGHGRHAHELARRGFRVTGLDLSAERLGMARERALRDGTQLTWVEADMRAIPTGGHDAVILLSSSFGFLEDDAAHLEALRSAFAALAPDGQLLIQTDNRDHAIRQPPRQWGEDDTLLWWEENRFDPLTSRNHRRYSGRHLKTGKTYEQRFHYRLFCAHELGAMLEQAGLRVEGCWGGLDGQPLTLDSPELVLRARRPR, encoded by the coding sequence GTGGCGACACGGGCGATCGCGGCGGGAGAGGTGCTCATCGAAGCCATGGAAGGCCTCCAGGTCCCGGAGCCTGGACGTCACACGCTCCAGGTGGGCCGCAACCGCCACCTGGAGGCGCCGCCGGACTCCCCCTGGCGCGACCTCAACCACGCGTGCGAGCCCACTGCCCGGCTGGAGTCCGCTCCTGGGACGGCCCAACTCCAGCTCGTGGCACGGACGGGGATCGCCGCGGGTCAGGAGGTCACGATCAACTACCTGACCACCGAGTGGTCCCTGGCGGAGCCCTTCGCCTGCCACTGTGGCGCGACCACGTGCGTGGGGCAGGTGCGCGGCGCCCGCCACCTCACCGACGCGCAGCGCGATCCCCTGGCCTCGGAGTTCCTGCCGCACCTCCAGCAACAGCTGCTGGTGCTGTCCGCGACCCCGCCGTGGTACCGCGACGCCTTCTCCATCACCGACGCGGTCTGGTACCGCTCGCTCGATGCCACCGCGGAGCGGGAGGTGGAGCAGGTCCTGCGCCTCCTGGAACTGAAGCCCGGCGCGGACATCCTGGACCTGTGCTGCGGACATGGCCGCCACGCGCACGAGCTGGCCCGGCGAGGCTTCCGCGTCACCGGCCTGGACCTGTCCGCCGAACGCCTGGGCATGGCCCGCGAGCGCGCGCTCCGCGACGGAACGCAGCTCACCTGGGTGGAGGCGGACATGCGCGCCATCCCCACGGGAGGCCACGACGCCGTCATCCTGCTCTCCTCCTCCTTCGGCTTCCTGGAGGACGACGCGGCCCACCTGGAGGCGCTGCGCTCCGCGTTCGCCGCGCTGGCCCCCGACGGCCAGCTCCTCATCCAAACCGACAACCGCGACCACGCCATCCGCCAGCCCCCGCGCCAGTGGGGAGAGGACGACACCCTGCTCTGGTGGGAGGAGAACCGCTTCGACCCGCTCACCAGCCGCAACCACCGCCGCTACAGCGGCCGGCATTTGAAGACGGGCAAGACATACGAACAGCGCTTCCACTACCGCCTCTTCTGCGCGCACGAGCTGGGCGCCATGCTGGAGCAAGCCGGGCTGCGGGTGGAGGGCTGCTGGGGCGGGCTGGACGGCCAGCCCCTCACGCTGGACAGCCCGGAGCTGGTCCTCAGGGCGCGGCGTCCGCGCTGA
- a CDS encoding RNA polymerase sigma factor, with protein MPDDRVRDPATERAEFLSWITLLVHQHRARLVTSARRRGLPPEDALDCVQDAFVTFLRMPEATTLSARSNEVERLLSTLVAHAALNQRRKLARRSLPAEIELSEVASDLPSADTLVAEAEARVSLVRCVEQLSQMQQAVIRLRLLDECPGEEVSTLLGLSPENVRILLFRARQRLRECLVLAMKDQDAPHQAATETAPASPQGSALDRV; from the coding sequence ATGCCTGATGACCGAGTCCGAGACCCCGCCACGGAGCGAGCCGAGTTCCTCTCCTGGATCACCCTGCTCGTCCACCAGCACCGTGCGCGCCTCGTGACGAGCGCGAGGCGGCGGGGGTTGCCCCCCGAGGACGCGCTCGACTGTGTCCAGGATGCGTTCGTGACGTTCCTGCGGATGCCGGAGGCGACGACGTTGTCGGCCCGCTCGAACGAGGTGGAGCGCCTGCTCTCGACGCTGGTCGCCCACGCCGCGCTGAACCAGCGGCGCAAGCTGGCCCGGCGGTCCCTGCCCGCGGAGATCGAGCTCTCCGAAGTGGCCTCCGACCTGCCCTCCGCGGACACGCTGGTGGCGGAGGCGGAGGCGCGGGTGAGCCTGGTGCGCTGTGTCGAACAGCTCTCGCAGATGCAACAGGCGGTGATCCGGCTCCGGCTGCTGGACGAGTGTCCCGGCGAGGAGGTCTCCACGCTGCTGGGACTGTCGCCGGAGAACGTCCGCATCCTGTTGTTCCGCGCGCGCCAGCGCCTGCGGGAGTGTCTGGTGCTGGCCATGAAGGATCAGGACGCCCCCCACCAGGCCGCGACGGAGACCGCCCCGGCGTCGCCGCAGGGCTCCGCGCTGGACCGGGTGTGA
- a CDS encoding isopenicillin N synthase family dioxygenase, with product MDTVPLIDVRALVDPTSSLQARREVAARMGAACRHTGFFYVVGHGVDVGLQARLEALARDFFASPEEEKQRVRMSLGGRAWRGFFPVGGELTSGRPDRKEGLYFGTELPPEDPRVRAGTPLHGPNLFPARPEALRGAVLDYMAALTSVGHSLMSGLALSLELEADHFSQRYMADPTVLFRIFNYPPGPEVDAEGLPVWGVGEHTDYGVLTILKQDDAGGLQVKTRQDGHTRWVDAPPVEDAFVCNIGDMLDRMTRGVYRSTPHRVLNRAGRDRLSLPLFFDPDWTAEIHAIDSPVLRDAGEDDHAERWDRQSVHAFRGTYGDYLLGKVGKVFPELRSEVLSLSADAAP from the coding sequence ATGGACACCGTGCCCCTCATCGACGTCCGCGCCCTGGTCGACCCCACCTCGAGCCTCCAGGCCCGCCGAGAGGTCGCCGCGCGCATGGGCGCGGCGTGTCGGCACACCGGGTTCTTCTATGTCGTGGGGCACGGGGTGGACGTGGGGCTCCAGGCCCGGCTGGAGGCGCTGGCGCGGGACTTCTTCGCGTCCCCGGAGGAGGAGAAGCAGCGGGTGCGCATGTCGCTGGGCGGCCGGGCGTGGCGGGGCTTCTTCCCCGTGGGCGGGGAGCTCACGTCCGGCCGGCCGGACCGCAAGGAGGGGCTGTATTTCGGCACGGAGCTGCCGCCGGAGGATCCGCGCGTGCGCGCCGGCACGCCGCTGCACGGACCCAACCTGTTCCCCGCGCGACCCGAGGCGCTGCGTGGCGCGGTGCTGGACTACATGGCGGCGCTGACGTCGGTGGGGCACTCGCTGATGTCCGGCCTCGCGCTCAGCCTGGAGCTGGAGGCGGACCACTTCTCCCAGCGGTACATGGCGGACCCCACGGTGCTGTTCCGCATCTTCAACTACCCACCGGGCCCGGAGGTGGACGCCGAGGGGCTGCCGGTGTGGGGCGTGGGTGAACACACCGACTACGGCGTGCTCACCATCCTCAAGCAGGACGACGCGGGCGGGCTCCAGGTGAAGACGCGGCAGGATGGGCACACGCGCTGGGTGGACGCGCCGCCAGTGGAGGACGCGTTCGTGTGCAACATCGGTGACATGCTCGACCGGATGACTCGGGGCGTGTACCGCTCCACGCCGCACCGGGTGCTCAACCGCGCGGGCCGCGACCGGCTGTCGCTGCCGCTCTTCTTTGATCCGGACTGGACGGCGGAGATTCATGCCATCGACTCGCCGGTCTTGAGGGACGCGGGCGAGGACGACCACGCGGAGCGCTGGGACCGTCAGAGCGTCCACGCCTTCCGGGGCACGTACGGGGACTACCTGCTCGGCAAGGTGGGCAAGGTGTTCCCCGAGCTGCGCTCGGAGGTGCTGTCCCTCAGCGCGGACGCCGCGCCCTGA
- a CDS encoding ferritin family protein, which produces MRAARLLRLFSRALRTTLAAPLLVVGCQGNDFAEPVAPAEPTAPAVPTDLGQYSDVECVNGAPAISDLSIEPPADSVQLRAIYLQRKPPTVHVRTTEGAVCATASDPRACESRLDTLEVQEGFPRTCGIYVDCGSDFLTMTRGDEAAAFTSAAAVKELLGRIDTPQDAALLAFAAGYSLCEWTGDRHGKVRLLPDGTFSVIGTQGYPCGEGTALTQHVLAITRAGELTEKQRTVLEKGDPLCTIGRRPVGLQEARAGDCEDARGRYFADAARLEAASIHAFLRLREELALHGADTALQDAALLSAEDEVRHTAVTARLALRYGAIPPPPAVAALPLRPLREVLLDNAVEGCVRETYGALLAHHQALHARDPEIREAMLRIAQDETRHAGLSWDIDAWARSKLSLEEHSILREARRRAVEALRAEVAVPLDPRLTADAGLPSPEVAETLLDVLEQELWAC; this is translated from the coding sequence ATGCGAGCAGCCCGGCTGCTTCGTCTCTTCTCACGCGCCCTGAGGACCACGCTGGCGGCCCCGCTGCTCGTCGTGGGATGCCAAGGGAACGACTTCGCGGAGCCTGTCGCGCCCGCCGAGCCCACCGCGCCCGCCGTGCCTACCGACCTGGGCCAGTACTCCGACGTCGAGTGCGTGAATGGCGCGCCCGCCATCAGCGACCTGTCGATTGAGCCTCCTGCGGATTCGGTCCAGCTCCGCGCCATCTACCTTCAGCGCAAGCCCCCCACGGTCCATGTCCGGACGACGGAGGGAGCGGTCTGCGCGACGGCCTCCGACCCGCGGGCGTGTGAGTCCCGGCTCGACACGCTGGAGGTTCAAGAGGGCTTTCCGCGCACCTGTGGCATCTACGTGGACTGTGGTTCTGATTTCCTGACGATGACCCGGGGTGACGAGGCGGCGGCCTTCACGAGCGCGGCGGCGGTCAAGGAACTGCTGGGCCGCATCGACACGCCCCAGGACGCGGCGCTGCTGGCCTTCGCGGCGGGCTATTCCCTGTGCGAGTGGACCGGGGACCGGCACGGCAAGGTGCGGCTCCTACCGGATGGGACCTTCAGCGTCATCGGCACGCAGGGCTACCCCTGTGGCGAAGGCACGGCCCTGACGCAGCACGTGCTGGCCATCACCCGTGCTGGCGAGCTCACGGAGAAGCAACGCACCGTCCTCGAGAAGGGCGACCCCCTCTGCACCATCGGCCGGCGGCCCGTGGGACTCCAGGAGGCGCGCGCCGGTGACTGCGAGGATGCGCGGGGCCGCTACTTCGCGGACGCAGCGCGGCTGGAGGCCGCGTCCATCCACGCCTTCCTGCGCCTGCGTGAGGAGCTGGCCCTGCATGGCGCGGACACGGCGTTGCAGGACGCGGCGCTCTTGAGCGCGGAGGACGAGGTGCGCCACACCGCCGTCACCGCGCGGCTCGCCCTCCGTTACGGCGCCATCCCGCCTCCGCCCGCGGTGGCCGCCCTTCCCTTGCGTCCCCTGAGGGAGGTGCTGCTCGACAACGCCGTGGAGGGTTGTGTGCGGGAGACCTACGGCGCGCTGCTGGCCCACCATCAGGCCCTGCATGCGCGCGACCCGGAGATCCGCGAGGCGATGCTCCGCATCGCCCAGGACGAAACGCGCCACGCCGGCCTGTCCTGGGACATCGACGCGTGGGCTCGCTCGAAACTGTCATTGGAGGAGCACTCCATCCTGAGGGAGGCGCGGCGCCGCGCCGTCGAAGCGCTGCGCGCGGAGGTGGCCGTGCCGCTCGACCCGCGGCTCACCGCCGACGCCGGACTGCCATCCCCCGAGGTCGCGGAGACCCTGCTGGACGTACTTGAGCAGGAACTCTGGGCCTGCTGA
- a CDS encoding carboxymuconolactone decarboxylase family protein, giving the protein MSRLNLVDASHATLKPIKEKLGANLPPPVRVLANSPAAMNAFFALHGTLGQGQLSPRVREQLAIAVGNAQGCRYCVSHHTQLGRRTGLSDQELDQARSGRAPDAKVEAALQFARQIAARRGAVTDAELATVRAAGWNDGDVVEMLAQVVAITFGNYLNHLAQTEIDIPPVDLVPAAVIDGIHA; this is encoded by the coding sequence ATGTCCCGTCTCAACCTTGTCGACGCTTCTCACGCCACGCTCAAACCCATCAAGGAAAAGCTGGGCGCCAACCTCCCTCCGCCGGTCCGGGTGCTTGCCAATTCGCCCGCGGCGATGAATGCCTTCTTCGCCCTGCACGGGACGCTGGGCCAGGGGCAGCTGTCGCCGCGCGTCCGGGAGCAGCTGGCCATCGCGGTGGGCAACGCGCAGGGCTGCCGCTACTGCGTCTCGCACCACACGCAGCTGGGCCGCCGGACGGGGCTCTCCGATCAGGAGCTGGATCAGGCGCGCTCGGGCCGCGCGCCCGACGCCAAGGTGGAGGCCGCGCTCCAGTTCGCCCGGCAGATCGCCGCGCGCCGTGGCGCCGTGACGGACGCGGAGCTGGCGACGGTCCGCGCCGCGGGCTGGAACGACGGTGACGTGGTGGAGATGCTGGCGCAGGTCGTCGCCATCACCTTCGGCAACTACCTCAACCATCTGGCGCAGACGGAGATCGACATTCCGCCCGTGGACCTGGTGCCCGCGGCGGTGATCGACGGAATCCACGCGTGA
- a CDS encoding carboxymuconolactone decarboxylase family protein → MGRLRIHTIESAPEQSRPVLAAVEKSAGFRSNLLGLMAESPSATQGFAQLGPILAQSSLSAHEREVVIMTIGWENDCSYCMAFHSFLCRKLQVPDAIVAALRTGAALPDPRLEVLAEFTRTVVREKGFVDDALWSRFTAQGFTPANALDVLLALSQQVLVNYANHLGGVELEPALKEFAWTRPAGGVTR, encoded by the coding sequence TTGGGGCGACTGAGGATTCATACGATTGAAAGCGCTCCGGAGCAGTCCCGTCCGGTGCTGGCCGCTGTCGAGAAGTCCGCGGGCTTCCGTTCGAACCTGCTGGGGTTGATGGCGGAGTCGCCCAGCGCGACGCAAGGCTTCGCGCAGCTGGGGCCCATCCTGGCGCAGTCCTCCCTGAGCGCGCACGAGCGCGAGGTGGTCATCATGACCATCGGCTGGGAGAATGACTGTTCGTACTGTATGGCCTTCCATAGTTTTCTATGTCGCAAGCTCCAGGTACCGGATGCGATCGTCGCCGCGCTCCGGACGGGAGCGGCGCTTCCCGACCCCCGGCTGGAGGTGCTCGCGGAGTTCACCCGCACGGTGGTTCGCGAGAAGGGCTTCGTGGATGACGCGCTCTGGAGCCGGTTCACGGCGCAGGGCTTCACGCCCGCCAACGCGCTGGACGTCCTCCTGGCGCTGTCCCAGCAGGTGCTGGTGAACTACGCGAATCACCTCGGTGGCGTGGAGCTGGAGCCCGCCCTGAAGGAATTCGCGTGGACCCGCCCCGCGGGGGGCGTCACGCGTTAG
- a CDS encoding redoxin domain-containing protein has translation MTATFEPGARFPDLELQDSEGKPTRLGEAMGGEAAVVFFLRNAACPVCRNHLKTLAKRQGDIATNGARVISVVPDGPEEARELAAWLGLPVPVLTSGSGSHADAGLEPMLWGKLQPSGTVLLGASRQVVYGRQSALPPLGFNEKELMNALAQGGHRAG, from the coding sequence GTGACCGCGACCTTCGAGCCCGGAGCCCGGTTTCCGGACCTGGAGCTCCAAGACAGCGAGGGCAAGCCCACGCGGTTGGGCGAGGCCATGGGCGGCGAGGCGGCGGTGGTGTTCTTCCTCCGCAACGCCGCGTGCCCCGTCTGCCGCAACCACCTGAAGACGCTGGCGAAGCGCCAGGGCGACATCGCGACGAACGGAGCGCGCGTGATCTCCGTCGTCCCGGACGGCCCGGAGGAGGCGCGGGAGCTGGCGGCGTGGCTGGGCCTGCCCGTGCCGGTGCTCACGAGCGGTTCGGGGTCGCACGCGGACGCGGGCCTGGAACCGATGCTCTGGGGCAAGCTCCAGCCCAGCGGCACGGTGCTCCTGGGCGCCTCCCGGCAGGTCGTCTACGGAAGGCAGTCCGCCCTGCCGCCGCTGGGCTTCAATGAGAAGGAGTTGATGAACGCGCTCGCGCAAGGCGGGCACCGCGCCGGGTAG